The proteins below come from a single Etheostoma spectabile isolate EspeVRDwgs_2016 chromosome 4, UIUC_Espe_1.0, whole genome shotgun sequence genomic window:
- the LOC116688550 gene encoding actin-associated protein FAM107A isoform X3, whose protein sequence is MQTHKIEQQDRHSKPQVPPSQQHSVEESSNLIRPQKPLNPVTASKSHQELHKELRMTHKRRVSQDGKTELQKALEKRRWEQRMKASRDQEEAKKNRSPLHQELLKRQQRLEKLEREKGQQREGPEFLRVKERLRRTTVLDVGGKIV, encoded by the exons atgcagacacacaaaattGAACAGCAAGACCGACACTCAAAGCCTCAGGTTCCTCCGTCCCAACAACACAGTGTGGAGGAGAGCAGTAATCTCATCAGACCGCAAAAACCTCTCAATCCTGTAACAGCCTCCAAGAGTCACCAGGAGCTCCATAAAGAACTGCGGATGACCCACAAGAG GAGAGTGTCTCAAGACGGAAAGACTGAACTCCAGAAGGCTTTAGAAAAGAGGAGATGGGAACAAAGGATGAAGGCGAGCAGGGATCAGGAAGAGGCAAAGAAGAACAGATCACCACTTCATCAGGAACTGTTGAAAAGACAACAGAGGCTAGAAAAG ctggaaagagaaaaaggacaACAGCGAGAGGGGCCAGAGTTCCTCCGAGTCAAAGAGAGGCTGAGAAGAACAACAGTGTTAGATGTAGGAGGAAAAATCGTGTGA
- the LOC116688550 gene encoding actin-associated protein FAM107A isoform X2, which produces MGVTHGKKRDLQHSTETHLKGSASVMQTHKIEQQDRHSKPQVPPSQQHSVEESSNLIRPQKPLNPVTASKSHQELHKELRMTHKRRVSQDGKTELQKALEKRRWEQRMKASRDQEEAKKNRSPLHQELLKRQQRLEKLEREKGQQREGPEFLRVKERLRRTTVLDVGGKIV; this is translated from the exons ATGGGAGTCACCCATGGAAAGAAG AGAGATCTCCAACATTCTACAGAGACACACCTGAAGGGGTCTG ccTCAGtaatgcagacacacaaaattGAACAGCAAGACCGACACTCAAAGCCTCAGGTTCCTCCGTCCCAACAACACAGTGTGGAGGAGAGCAGTAATCTCATCAGACCGCAAAAACCTCTCAATCCTGTAACAGCCTCCAAGAGTCACCAGGAGCTCCATAAAGAACTGCGGATGACCCACAAGAG GAGAGTGTCTCAAGACGGAAAGACTGAACTCCAGAAGGCTTTAGAAAAGAGGAGATGGGAACAAAGGATGAAGGCGAGCAGGGATCAGGAAGAGGCAAAGAAGAACAGATCACCACTTCATCAGGAACTGTTGAAAAGACAACAGAGGCTAGAAAAG ctggaaagagaaaaaggacaACAGCGAGAGGGGCCAGAGTTCCTCCGAGTCAAAGAGAGGCTGAGAAGAACAACAGTGTTAGATGTAGGAGGAAAAATCGTGTGA
- the LOC116688550 gene encoding actin-associated protein FAM107A isoform X1: protein MGVTHGKKRDLQHSTETHLKGSGEKSSVMQTHKIEQQDRHSKPQVPPSQQHSVEESSNLIRPQKPLNPVTASKSHQELHKELRMTHKRRVSQDGKTELQKALEKRRWEQRMKASRDQEEAKKNRSPLHQELLKRQQRLEKLEREKGQQREGPEFLRVKERLRRTTVLDVGGKIV, encoded by the exons ATGGGAGTCACCCATGGAAAGAAG AGAGATCTCCAACATTCTACAGAGACACACCTGAAGGGGTCTGGTGAGAAAT ccTCAGtaatgcagacacacaaaattGAACAGCAAGACCGACACTCAAAGCCTCAGGTTCCTCCGTCCCAACAACACAGTGTGGAGGAGAGCAGTAATCTCATCAGACCGCAAAAACCTCTCAATCCTGTAACAGCCTCCAAGAGTCACCAGGAGCTCCATAAAGAACTGCGGATGACCCACAAGAG GAGAGTGTCTCAAGACGGAAAGACTGAACTCCAGAAGGCTTTAGAAAAGAGGAGATGGGAACAAAGGATGAAGGCGAGCAGGGATCAGGAAGAGGCAAAGAAGAACAGATCACCACTTCATCAGGAACTGTTGAAAAGACAACAGAGGCTAGAAAAG ctggaaagagaaaaaggacaACAGCGAGAGGGGCCAGAGTTCCTCCGAGTCAAAGAGAGGCTGAGAAGAACAACAGTGTTAGATGTAGGAGGAAAAATCGTGTGA
- the si:dkeyp-67f1.2 gene encoding protein FAM3C — translation MRCQAVLHLAVVIVVITWLITINSFDIQKKARHILGFNVKDQITLKFKTATTIPEPKCSLSGVCPPDHFALRISSGAANVVGPKICFDGKIIMSHVLNNVGPGLNIVVLNGENGIMEKCGYLNMEIGNPEDILLYLKEIKSGMIVLVASFDDVATKMTKEMTEVFVSMGSTLIKSVKHRDSWVFAGRAGAENRSLFEKLAVNDEKTNIYESWPEMVEVGGCLPRTQTEGHKP, via the exons ATGAGATGTCAAG CGGTTTTGCACCTTGCTGTTGTAATTGTCGTCATTACCTGGCTAATCACCATCAATTCATTCGATATACAGAAGAAAGCAAGACATATTCTTG GGTTTAATGTAAAAGATCAAATCACGCTGAAATTCAAAACAG CTACAACAATACCTGAGCCAAAATGCAGCCTCTCCGGAGTCTGTCCACCTGACCATTTTGCTTTACGCATCAGCAGTGGAGCAGCGAATGTTGTTGGACCAAAGATCTGTTTTGATGGTAAAAT CATTATGAGCCATGTGTTAAATAATGTGGGACCAGGACTGAACATTGTGGTGCTAAATG GTGAAAATGGAATAATGGAAAAATGTGGCTACCTTAATATGGAAATTGGAA ACCCAGAAGACATCCTGTTGTACCTGAAGGAGATAAAATCTGGAATGATTGTCTTGGTGGCCTCATTTGATGATGTGGCAACAAA AATGACAAAAGAAATGACGGAGGTGTTCGTCAGCATGGGGAGCACTTTGATCAAGTCTGTGAAACACAGAGATAGCTGGGTGTTTGCTGGAAGAGCAGGGGCAGAAAACAGAAGCCTCTTTGAGAAG CTTGCTGTTAATGATGAGAAAACCAACATTTATGAAAGTTGGCCGGAAATGGTCGAGGTGGGCGGCTGTTTACCAAGGACCCAAACTGAAGGACATAAACCTTAA